One genomic segment of Paenibacillus sp. FSL H8-0332 includes these proteins:
- a CDS encoding IS256 family transposase, producing the protein MNILPESSLNNLFEKLVKDFVKDNMELLLRAEIQGFMDSEEAGASNSRNGYYTRDLHTKYGHIEDLQVPRDRQSLFQTQMFEPYQRRDGWLEEAVIQMYKSGMGTRDVARFIESMFGSHYSPTTVSNITATVLDDIHQWQKRPLSKRYSVIYLDGLYVKLKRGTVRGEVVYFAMGIDEEGQRQILGFYVGGQESSNGWREVLKDLYNRGAQEVLLGVFDGLPGLDAAFKETYPQADVQHCVVHKVRATFPKIRMEHKTDVIEALKTVYTAPDEVVARANFDTVKAKWNKLYPKEMRSWEEQLSTLLTFYKYPESIRKAIYTSNPIERMNKEIRKRLKPMNSLTNMDAAEKIVYLEMLEYNERHAGRVAQGFGMDAVKKKLKELFETRYPSLPTPEEA; encoded by the coding sequence ATGAATATTTTACCCGAAAGTTCTCTGAATAATCTATTTGAAAAACTTGTTAAAGATTTTGTGAAAGACAACATGGAACTCTTGTTGCGCGCCGAGATCCAGGGGTTTATGGACAGTGAAGAAGCAGGTGCCAGCAATAGTCGCAACGGCTACTATACGCGAGACTTACACACGAAATACGGCCATATCGAGGACCTCCAGGTGCCCCGGGACCGCCAAAGCCTTTTCCAGACGCAGATGTTTGAGCCGTACCAGCGGCGGGACGGATGGTTAGAAGAAGCCGTCATCCAAATGTACAAATCGGGCATGGGCACGCGGGATGTGGCCCGGTTCATTGAAAGTATGTTTGGCAGCCACTACTCCCCCACCACGGTCAGCAATATTACAGCTACGGTGCTTGACGATATCCACCAGTGGCAGAAACGGCCACTGAGCAAACGGTACTCCGTGATCTACTTGGATGGGCTCTACGTGAAGCTGAAACGGGGCACGGTTCGTGGCGAAGTGGTCTACTTTGCGATGGGGATTGACGAGGAGGGACAGCGTCAAATTCTCGGGTTCTACGTGGGTGGCCAAGAGAGTTCAAATGGCTGGCGAGAAGTGCTCAAAGACCTGTACAACCGCGGAGCGCAGGAAGTACTGCTGGGTGTGTTTGATGGACTACCGGGGCTGGATGCGGCTTTTAAAGAGACCTATCCTCAGGCGGATGTACAGCATTGCGTAGTGCATAAAGTGCGGGCCACGTTCCCTAAAATCCGGATGGAGCACAAAACCGATGTCATTGAAGCGTTGAAAACCGTATATACAGCACCGGATGAAGTGGTAGCCCGGGCTAACTTTGATACGGTCAAAGCCAAGTGGAACAAGCTGTATCCGAAGGAAATGAGGTCCTGGGAGGAACAGTTATCCACACTACTGACGTTCTACAAGTATCCGGAGTCGATCCGCAAAGCGATCTACACGTCGAACCCCATCGAGCGGATGAACAAGGAAATCCGCAAGCGCCTGAAACCGATGAACAGTCTGACGAACATGGATGCAGCAGAGAAAATCGTGTACCTGGAGATGCTTGAATACAATGAACGTCATGCAGGGCGGGTCGCCCAAGGCTTTGGCATGGATGCCGTTAAAAAGAAGCTAAAAGAGCTATTCGAAACACGCTACCCCTCTTTGCCCACACCGGAAGAGGCGTAG
- a CDS encoding endo-1,4-beta-xylanase produces MKNRIKKVVGGLALASVLLTSVMAGNASAAITNGSKFLGNIIAGSAPGNFTTYWNQVTPENGTKWGSIEGNRNQMNWSNADMIYNYAISKNIPFKFHTLVWGSQEPNWVAGLPASEQKAEISSFIAQAGQRYSAKTAFVDVVNEPLHAKPSYRNAIGGDGSTGWDWVIWSFQQARAAFPNAKLHINEYGIIGDPSAADKYVNIINILKSRGLIDGIGIQCHHFNMDNVSVSTMNTVLNKLAATGLPIYVSELDITGDDNTQLARYQTKFPVLWNHPSVKGVTLWGYIQNQTWAANTHLVNSNGTERPALKWLKQYLGGSSALMETTDAQDITDSVIQPDSVVEPELQLDLQPVLETVPAE; encoded by the coding sequence TTGAAAAATAGAATTAAGAAGGTCGTGGGCGGGCTCGCCTTAGCGAGTGTCCTGCTCACCTCTGTGATGGCAGGCAATGCCAGCGCAGCAATTACCAATGGATCGAAGTTCCTGGGGAATATCATTGCAGGCAGTGCTCCGGGCAACTTCACTACCTACTGGAATCAGGTAACGCCTGAGAACGGCACCAAATGGGGCTCCATCGAAGGCAACCGCAACCAGATGAACTGGAGCAATGCGGACATGATCTATAACTATGCAATTAGCAAAAACATCCCGTTCAAGTTCCATACCCTGGTCTGGGGAAGTCAGGAGCCTAACTGGGTCGCCGGCTTACCGGCATCGGAGCAGAAAGCGGAGATCAGCTCATTCATTGCTCAGGCAGGCCAGCGTTATTCGGCGAAGACTGCTTTCGTGGATGTCGTCAATGAACCGCTTCATGCCAAGCCGTCCTACCGCAATGCCATCGGCGGCGACGGAAGCACCGGCTGGGATTGGGTCATCTGGTCCTTTCAGCAGGCCAGAGCCGCCTTCCCTAACGCCAAGCTGCACATTAATGAATATGGCATTATCGGTGACCCCAGTGCGGCCGACAAGTACGTGAACATTATCAATATCCTGAAATCCAGAGGACTGATCGACGGCATCGGCATTCAGTGCCATCACTTCAATATGGATAACGTCAGCGTCTCTACTATGAATACCGTGCTGAATAAGCTTGCTGCTACAGGCCTGCCTATCTATGTCTCCGAGCTGGATATTACCGGTGATGACAACACCCAGCTTGCCAGATACCAAACGAAATTCCCTGTGCTCTGGAACCATCCTTCCGTTAAGGGCGTAACCCTCTGGGGCTACATCCAGAATCAGACTTGGGCAGCCAATACCCATCTGGTGAATTCTAACGGCACAGAGCGCCCTGCCCTGAAGTGGCTGAAACAATACCTGGGCGGTTCATCAGCCCTGATGGAAACCACCGACGCCCAGGACATCACCGACAGTGTGATCCAGCCTGACAGTGTGGTCGAGCCAGAGCTTCAACTGGATCTCCAGCCGGTGCTGGAAACCGTTCCAGCTGAGTAA